TCTAAGAAGAAATAAACATTGTCTATGCAGCTATTCCCTAAGTAATGATATTCTAGAGAAGAATGTTGTTTTAATAATTACTTACTTAGGAGCTGTTATTGTATGGAAGTTAATGATTTGGGATTTGTAGCTACAATCCTATTTGTTTTAGTTCCTACCGTCTTCTTGCTAATTCTTTTTATCCAAACAAATAAAGATCAAAGAGAAAATTAATATAGTTTGAAACGCCAAATAATTTATATTATTGAGTCAAAGCGTGACATATAAAAAGAGCGATGCCTAATTGCTTAAGAAAATATCATTGAAGTGCAAAATAATCTAGATTATTGTTGTATTAACTGGTATGTAAAACTTTTTTGTATGTTTAAAGTTGACTCTATTTTTGTGCTTAAAAACTGCCAATATATCAATTTTTGGCAGAGTGTATAAAACGAATGATCTTAATGAAGTCGTGTTGAATATTTTCCCGATTATCGGCATTAATAATAGGAATATGTACAAAAATACAGGGTACATTTGTTGTCGTTTCGGCATAAATATATTTTAGTACTTGATAATATAAACCCTCGCATACAAAATTGCCAGCATGATGACTAATTTTAGTATTATTTAAACAAGCTATCAGTTTATCTAATTTCACATTAGTAACAAGGCAATCTTCTCCACACATTGCATTAG
Above is a genomic segment from Coleofasciculaceae cyanobacterium containing:
- a CDS encoding peptidase C15, which translates into the protein MSSQLLLTSFQTWLPHQSSNSADDLLKIIQKQPVYFNLCYFLRKLPVNTELAAQQVIKSIKIKNPQGIICCGMAESRDKLTLESNAMCGEDCLVTNVKLDKLIACLNNTKISHHAGNFVCEGLYYQVLKYIYAETTTNVPCIFVHIPIINADNRENIQHDFIKIIRFIHSAKN
- the psbM gene encoding photosystem II reaction center protein PsbM, producing the protein MEVNDLGFVATILFVLVPTVFLLILFIQTNKDQREN